A single genomic interval of Spinacia oleracea cultivar Varoflay chromosome 6, BTI_SOV_V1, whole genome shotgun sequence harbors:
- the LOC110791596 gene encoding U11/U12 small nuclear ribonucleoprotein 25 kDa protein — protein MEWSEKNQGSTPGGRGGEYGGGGGGVVYCSENAKRAKLNSTLAALLDDPILSDVPKKPSLSDVDTLISLELGSAMRISVLKLDSTSFDVVVMNSATVKDLKLCIKKKVTEMEQSQMGHRHISWKHVWANYCLLYQNEKLLNESAVLQDFGIRNNSQVQFIPFITARLNKKHTKRKKHRFFHDVVRRVYSLSSSSLSAL, from the exons ATGGAATGGAGTGAGAAGAACCAGGGCTCAACTCCGGGCGGCAGAGGCGGAGAATATGGTGGTGGAGGCGGAGGCGTAGTATACTGCAGTGAGAACGCGAAAAGGGCAAAGCTGAATTCAACGTTAGCCGCATTACTAGATGACCCCATTCTCTCAGATGTCCCAAAGAAGCCATCTTTATCCGATGTCGACACCCTTATCAGCTTAGAGCTCGGAAGTGCCATGCGTATCTCTGTACTCAAGCTCGACTCCACCTCCTTtg ATGTTGTGGTCATGAATTCGGCTACGGTGAAGGATTTGAAACTGTGTATTAAGAAGAAAGTTACAGAAATGGAACAATCACAGATGGGTCATCGTCATATTTCTTG GAAACATGTATGGGCGAATTATTGCCTTTTATATCAAAATGAGAAACTACTCAATGAGAGTGCAGTTCTTCAGGATTTTGGCATACGTAATAATTCTCAG GTTCAATTTATACCTTTCATTACGGCAAGGCTAAACAAGAAAcacacaaaaagaaaaaagcatCGTTTTTTCCATG ATGTTGTTCGGCGTGTCTATAGTTTATCATCTTCTTCCTTGTCGGCCTTGTGA
- the LOC110780522 gene encoding U11/U12 small nuclear ribonucleoprotein 25 kDa protein-like: MEWSEKNEGSTPGGRGGEGGGGGGGVVYCSENAKRAKLNSTLAALLDDPILSDVPMKPSLSDVDTLISLELGSAMRISVLKLDSTSFDVVVMNSATVKDLKLCIKKKVTEMEQSQMGHRHISWKHVWANYCLLYQNEKLLNESAVLQDFGIRNNSQVQFIPFITARLNKKHTKRKKHRFFHGLNKLS; the protein is encoded by the exons ATGGAATGGAGTGAGAAGAACGAGGGCTCAACTCCGGGCGGCAGAGGCggagaaggtggtggtggaggcgGAGGCGTAGTATACTGCAGTGAGAACGCGAAAAGGGCAAAGCTGAATTCAACGTTAGCCGCATTACTAGATGACCCCATTCTCTCAGATGTCCCAATGAAGCCATCTTTATCCGATGTCGACACCCTTATCAGCTTAGAGCTCGGAAGTGCCATGCGTATCTCTGTACTCAAGCTCGACTCCACCTCCTTtg ATGTTGTGGTCATGAATTCGGCTACGGTGAAGGATTTGAAACTGTGTATTAAGAAGAAAGTTACTGAAATGGAACAATCACAGATGGGTCATCGTCATATTTCTTG GAAACATGTATGGGCGAATTATTGCCTTTTGTATCAAAATGAGAAACTACTCAATGAGAGTGCAGTTCTTCAGGATTTTGGCATACGTAATAATTCTCAG GTTCAATTTATACCTTTCATTACGGCAAGGCTAAACAAGAAAcacacaaaaagaaaaaagcatCGTTTTTTCCATGGTTTGAACAAGCTCTCGTAA